Proteins co-encoded in one Nicotiana sylvestris chromosome 7, ASM39365v2, whole genome shotgun sequence genomic window:
- the LOC138873823 gene encoding uncharacterized protein, with protein MDAPAAPVQAPAAPIMILVQEALAHILSVCTSLAQVISATTVVSTLQAEGGNQTPAARTPEQRHLERFGRLQPPSFSGAEGEEAYGFLDKRPRMLRTATILETSGVASTTFQFSGVAFTWWEAYERHTPVGTVPLTWHEFSTLFLEKYVPQSRREELHRQFEWLRQGDMTVSQYESRFSKLDRHAICMVPIDRERIRRFVDGLNYHLRILMTRDRVLGATFEEVVDIAREIKMVRYQDREERKAKRPRGSGNYSGAPSRGQF; from the exons atggatgctccagcagcaccagttcaggcaccagctgcgCCCATCATGattctggttcaggaggccttagcacatatcttatcagtttgcactagcctggctCAGGTAATTTCAGCCACTACAGTAGTATCTACTTTACAGGCtgagggaggcaatcagacccccgctgctcgcacacctgagcag cgtcatcttgaaaggtttggtagactccagcctccgtcattcagtggtgctgagggcgaggaagCCTATGGTTTTCTTGATAAGCGTccgcggatgctccgtacagctacgattcttgagactagtggtgtggcatctaccacctttcagtttagtggggttgccttcacttggtgggaggcgtatgagaggcataCGCCGGTTGGAAcagtgccccttacttggcatgagttctccactctcttcttggagaagtatgtaccgcagtcccgtagagaggagctgcatagacagtttgagtggttgcgacagggggatatgactgtgtcacagtatgagtcgaggttttctaagttggATCGTCATGCCATTTGTATGGTTCCaatagatcgtgagaggatcagaagatttgttgatggccttaactatcatcttcgtattcttatgacccgagatagggtgttgggtgctacgttcgaggaggtggtcgatattgCTCGCGAGATTAAGATGGTTCGTtatcaggatcgagaggagaggaaggccaagaggcctcgaggatctggcaattacagtggtgctccttcgaggggccagttttag